In Apis cerana isolate GH-2021 linkage group LG5, AcerK_1.0, whole genome shotgun sequence, a single genomic region encodes these proteins:
- the LOC107997578 gene encoding ribosomal RNA processing protein 36 homolog: MSDEEDVLLNEDKDQDQIRAELSQMSFEDLQKLKEKLGSKIYKETLFGPRKVKKINFKRENKNRPREESAKKPVSRFKEIIHVKKNIPRDPRFDSLCGTFDQKRFKKAYGFITEMKENDLKELRKQLKDTKDPKKIKKIKYLIQRLENQLHEEKRKQEEEEKKYQEKKELVDIIRRGEKPVFKKKSEKRFLNLVSQYEELKNKGKLKKHIQRLRKKNLHRDRQKLTSAELE; this comes from the exons gaTCAAATTAGGGCGGAACTTTCACAAATGAGTTTTGAAGATTTGCAAAAactcaaagaaaaattaggtagtaaaatatataaagaaacgtTGTTTGGTCcacgaaaagttaaaaaaattaatttcaaacgggaaaataaaaatagaccTCGTGAAGAGTCTGCAAAAAAACCTGTTTCtcgatttaaagaaataatacatgtgaaaaaaaatattccaagagACCCTCGATTTGATAGTTTGTGTGGTACATTTGATCAAAAGCGTTTCAAAAAAGCTTATGGATTTATtacagaaatgaaagaaaatgatttaaaagaattgagAAAGCAATTAAAGGATACTAAAGAtccaaaaaagataaaaaaaattaaatatcttattcaacgattagaaaatcaattacacgaagagaaaagaaaacaggaagaagaagaaaagaaatatcaagaaaagaaagagctTGTTGACATCATCAGACGTGGTGAAAAACctgtatttaaaaagaaat CGGAAAAACGATTTTTGAATCTAGTTTCTCAATAtgaggaattaaaaaataaaggtaaattgaaaaaacataTTCAACGATTgcgtaaaaaaaatctacataGGGATAGACAAAAATTGACATCAGCAGAACTTGAATGA